ACGCGGAGTACGTCGCCGTTCCGGCCGGGCAGGTGATGCCCGTGCCGGCGCCCCTGGACCTCGTCGACGCCGCCGGGGTCCCGGAAGTGGCCTGCACGGTCTGGTCGAACCTGGTGATGACCGCACACCTGGGTCCGGGCCAGTTGGTGCTGCTACATGGCGGGGCCAGCGGTATCGGCAGCCACGCGATCCAGGTGGCGCGCGCGTTGGGGGCCCGGGTGGCGGTCACCGCCGGGTCGGCGGACAAGCTCGAACTGTGCCGCGAACTGGGAGCCCAGATCGCCATCTCCTACCGCGACGAGGACTTCGTTGCGCGGCTGATGCAGGAGACCGACGGCAAAGGCGCCGACGTGATTCTCGACATCATGGGCGCGGCCTATCTGGACCGCAACGTCGACGCGCTGGCCACCGACGGGCAACTGGTGATCATCGGTATGCAGGGCGGCGTGAAGGCCGAACTCAACATCGGCAAACTCATGGCCAAGCGGGCCCGCGTCATCGGCACCACGCTGCGCGCCCGTCCGGTCAGTGGACCGACCAGCAAGAGCGCCATCGTCGACG
This genomic stretch from Mycobacterium paragordonae harbors:
- a CDS encoding NAD(P)H-quinone oxidoreductase; this encodes MRAIVAETAERLVWQDVPDATAGPGEVLIKVAAAGVNRADVLQAAGKYPPPPGASETIGMEVSGTIADVGAEVTKWSVGQEVCALLAGGGYAEYVAVPAGQVMPVPAPLDLVDAAGVPEVACTVWSNLVMTAHLGPGQLVLLHGGASGIGSHAIQVARALGARVAVTAGSADKLELCRELGAQIAISYRDEDFVARLMQETDGKGADVILDIMGAAYLDRNVDALATDGQLVIIGMQGGVKAELNIGKLMAKRARVIGTTLRARPVSGPTSKSAIVDAVTTSVWPMFASQRVRPIIGKRLPIQDAAEAHRLLQSGETFGKILLTV